Genomic segment of Armatimonadota bacterium:
CGTCTCTATCGCCCCAGTATTCGAGAAGGTCGCCGACGGTCCGCGCGGACCGAGAAACCTCTCCGGTCATTGTCCCGGAGAGGATATCGGTTGTGATCATGACAGATACTCTACCGCGCTCTGCGGCTCAGATTTGCGCGGCTCAGATCTGCTCGGACATGAAGGTCACGACCTTCTCGCCGTCGTATCCGAACTCGTAGTGAATCGTTCCGCAGACCTTTTCATTGCCGGGATCGACGACAATCTGCTCGCCGAGGTCCTGCACCGTCACCGGTTGGTTGATCACCTTCATCTTCATGGTGCTCATGTGAAATCGCATCGCGTTCAATGACTGCGAATCGTAGCCGTCATAGATGAACGAATCCATGAGCGACTCGCTGACGAACCCTTGGTCCCCAATACCGTTGACGATTGCGGCTTCAAAAAGGCCCTGTTGCCGTTGGCTCAGTCGATTGAACGACAGTCCGCCTGGCCTGTTGGCCTGGCCAAGTTCACCATCATCCAGCGTAGCCACCAACTGAAGGGCGGGGAATGTCTGCGCGAATTCACGCCGAGAGAATTGCACGACCACTCCATCACGATCCTGCACCAGCATGGCTTGCAACGGATTCAATTTCGAGCTAAACGCGACGTATCGATCCATCTTCGACTCGTTGCCTCGCTGTGGGTTTTCGACGATGGCGTAAGTGGATTCTGGGATTTCGTTCAGCTCTTTCCGCCAATAAATTCCATCGCGCACGAGCAGGAAGTCGCCGCTTCGGTGGGCATAACCCTTGCAGGCGGCAAGTAACGAGGTGAGGTACTGCCCCTCCGTCGCCGAATGGCGATTCTGCCTGACGAAGGGATGCACGGTTCGGTCGGCCATCGCGACCACAGGTACGCCACTCATCCGGTGGAACCAGCGCAGGTGGTCGCCTAGTCGGTACCGCCCGTTGTCCCACGGCGAATCGAAGTTTGCCTTCTCGGCGCTTTTCTCGTCGATCTTGGTTGGGAACATGTCGTCGAGCGCGGAAAATTGATCCCACCGCTTCAGACTCGCGGCGAAGCTGAGCCCATCGAGCTCCTTCGGCATGTCGTCGAACGGATAGTGCCCAGGTGGCTCTCCAGAAATGATCCGCTGGTTCGGCGTGAATGTAAAGTCTTTCTTGCCGATGCGCTTGGTCGCTGGATCGACGCAGGTGAAGAGCACGTACTTACCGTCCACATTGGGCCGCGATGGGTCGAGGTCGCCCAGGGAGAACGCGAATTTGGCTTTGGTGACCGACGACACAATGAACGGCAGACCGGCCTTGTAGGCCCGAATGTCGCCCTCCGACATTTGCGAGAATAATCGGGCGAGCTCCAGGTTGGCGGTGCCCGATGCGATCTCTTCGAGCGCACGAACGCGGATATCGAGCGGTTCCAGCTCCGCGTCCGAGGCGTTGTCCGCCCGGGCTTTGGCCAGTTGGGCCTGAGCCTTTTTGAGGTCGCCTTTGTAGAGATTGAATCGGTCGGGATCGTTGATCCGCTCGTCGGAAGGCGGCACGATTCGCGCAATCTCCCGGTACACCGTAATCATGCGATCGAGGTTTTGGGTCGCGAGCTTGTCTTCGGCCGAAACGTACTGCCGCGCCTCAGCGTCGGCTTGGTCGTCGCCGACCAGCTGGTAGCCGTCGGCGCCGCGAACCCACTGAAGGTTGCACGCCTCGGCGACCTTCGCCAGGGTCTGGTTCAGGGGCTCGTCATCGACGAAGACGTCGATCTTGAGGTCCTTGATGGACGGGGAACAGGAAAACTGGATGCCCGATGCCTTTTCGGCGTTCTGAAGCAGACTCCGAATCGGCATCAGCGGTGCATCGATACTGGTCGGCTTGGTCAACCGAACATCGCTCGAAATGGAGTCCTGCGTCGCGAGGAGGATCAGCGAAAGGAGGCTCATCGTATTGCCATCATACGACGATTTGCCGGAAACGATACTGGTATTTTTACCAGTATCGTTTACCTTGGTAAATTACATCTTGTGGATGGCGTGTCCGGCGGCATCCTCGAACGCTTCGATGATTGCCTCGGCCATCGTCGGGTGAGCGTGAATCACGGTCTCCATCGACTCCAGCGTCGCCTCGTGGACGAGGGCGACCACGCCTTCGTGCAGAAGGTCAGAGACGTGTCCGCCGACCATGTGCAGGCCGAGGACTTCGCCGTACTTCTTCTCGGCGACGACCTTCACAAAGCCTTCGGTCTCGTTGGCGGCCATCGCCTTGGCGAAGATCGCGAATCGCGAACGGCCCACGACCACGTCGTAGCCCTTCGACTTGGCTTCCGACTCGCTCATACCCACGCTGGCAACCTCCGGCGAGGTGTACACCACGTTCGGCACATGTCGATAGTCGACCGTCTTGGGTGAATCCGGCTTCAAGATGTTGTTGACGGCAGCCAGACCTTCCTGCTGAGCCACGTGGGCAAGCTGGATTCGGCCCGTCACGTCGCCGATCGCATAGATGTTCGGCACGTGGGTGCGGAGCGTGTCGTCGACGATCTCGACGCCGCGTCGGTGGAGCTTGACACCGATCCCTTCGAGGTTCATGCCCTCGATGTTCGCCTTTCGGCCTACGCCGAGCAGGACCACTTGGGTCTCGATGACTTCGGTCTCGGTGCCCTTCTTGATGTGCGCCTTCCAGCCCTTCTTGGTCTTCTCGACCTTGTCGATGGTGGCGCCGGTGCGAACGTCGATGCCCTGTCGGCTGAGTTGTTTGCCCAACTCGACGCCGAGGTCTTCGTCCATGATGTTGACCAGCGTCGGCATCATTTCGACCAGCGTGACCTTGGAGCCGAGGCCGTTGAAAACGTAGGAGAATTCGCAACCGACTGCGCCGCCGCCGAGGACGACCATGCTGTCCGGCACGAACGGAGCGGAAACCGCGTCATCCGACGTCCAAACGCCGTCTTCGCGGCCGCCTTCCAGACCCGGGACCGGCAGGTGGACTACCGATGAGCCGGTGGCGAGAATGAAATTCTTGCCTCGGTACTTGCTCTCGGTTCCGTCCTTGGCCGTCACCGAAATCGTGTTGGCGTCGATGAACTTGGCGAAGCCTTCGACGTGCTTCACGCCGCGCTTCTTGAACAGCATGCCCACGCCGCCGCGCTCGGCCAGTACGATCTTTTCCTTGCGCTTCATGAAGGCGTCGAAATCCATCTCGGCCTTGTCGATCTTCTTCAGGCCGAAGCTCTCTGCCTTCTTCGCCTTGTTGAGCATCTCGACGCTGGCGATCATCGCTTTGGAAGGCACGCACCCGACGTTCAGACAGGTTCCGCCGAGGTACTCCTTCTCAACACAAATGACCGAAGCCCCCATCTGGGCCGCTCGGATTGCCGCGTAATAGCCGCCGGGGCCGGCGCCAATCACGATAATGTCTGCGTCGAATTGTTCATTTGCCATAGTTTGCGTTTGCTCCTGCTCTACTGGGATGCCCGAGATCGCCTCGATAATGGAGGGTGCCGGCATCGGCGTTGAGACGGCCGGACCGTTTGTCAGCTCGCTCGCTGTGTTTTGGGGTGATTCGTCTGTTGGATCACTCATCGAGCACCGAGAGGATGAACTTCGAGTTTACCAGGTGGCGGGAATGCCCGAATCTGCAAAAAAGCGACAAAAGGGGGTTTTGATTTACAGATATATCACGTTAAAATGGGTTCGCGAAGAACTCCGATGAAGAAGCTTTTCTCCCGCATCGCCCTGGGCGTGGTTGCCCTGCTTTTGGCGTCCCTTTCGTCAGCGGATGTTACTTTGAGGCTGAGCGTCTGGGACGGCGACAAGGCTCTGGAAACGATTCGCGGCATCTGCCAGCAGTTCGAGAAGGACAATCCCGGCATCCACGTCAAGCTGGAGAACTACGACTACACGCTTTACCATCAGAAGATGATCATCACTTACGCGGCGGGCGTGGCTCCCGACGTCGTGATGATGGACGGAAGCCACTACCAGTTCTTGGCTACCCGCCACGCGCTTTTGCCCCTCAACCAGTTCTTCGCCTCGTCGCCCGGGTTCGACATCAAGGATTACTACAAGCCGATCGTCGATTCCTACACGTTCCACGATCAGCTTTATATCCTGCCGCGCGACATCGCCCCCATCGGGCTGATGTACTACAACAAGAAGATGTTCAAGGACGCGGGGATTCCGTACCCCGATGGTTCATGGACGTGGGACTTCCACATTCGGCCCGAACTGAAGGAGAAGGACTTTCTGTGGGTCTGCCAGCAGTTCGTGAAGAAGGATGATCGGGGCAAATACATCCAGTGGGGCTACGCGCCCAGCTGGCCGCAGATGCAGGCCGACACCTACGCTCTGCAACTCGGCGCGTATCCTTACGACAACATGGCCGAGCCGACCAAGGTGCTGGCCGACGCTCCCGACCGCGTGAAGGCGTTCCAGTTTGCCGCCGATTTTGCCAACGTTCTGCACCTCGAACCGTCGAACCTAGAAGCCAGCGGCTCGCTGATGCTGACGACCCAACAGATGTTCGTCCAGCAGAAGATCGCGATGTATCAAAACGGCATCTGGGACGTGCCGAACATGCGCAAGATGCTGAAGCCCGGCACGCCGGAATGGTTCGATTGGGACATCTGCCTGGCTCCCGCCTATGCGGGCAAGGACGGGAAGCCGGTCCGCCGCTCGACGACGGGCGGCTCGGGCTACGCCATCATGGCTTCGACCAAGAACCCGAGCTTGGCTTGGAAACTGACGCGCTACCTGGCTGGGCCAGTGGGCATGACGGCGATGGCCAAGGCGGGCATTGCGCAGCCCGCGATTCGGCAGTTGGCGCTCACGAAAGGCGTGTGGCTGCCGGGGCCGGATACGCCGCTGGAAGAGCAGTATCCGCGCAATCGAATCGTCACCGACGAAGCCGTCAACTACGTCGTGTTCGATGCCACGACCCAGTTCGGCATCTCGGTCAGCGACCGATATAACAAGGGCCTTGAGATTCTGTGGAACGGCCAAACGACGGCGCAAAAAATCCTCTCCGAGAACGAGAAGATCGCCCAGCAACGGCTAGACGACCTGCGCAAACAGGAAGCCCTGCCGCCGTTCAATTGGGTGTTGGGCGGGGCTATCGCCGCCCTGATCGTGCTGAGCATGGTCGCCTTCGTGTACCTGCCCGAAAGGGGCCGACGGCTCACTCGGCTGGAGAAAGGCGAATCCAAGTCCGGCTACAAATTCCTCACTCCCTGGATCGTCGGCGCGGTCATCTTCACCCTTGGCCCGATGATTTTGGCCCTGCTGATGTCGTTCGCCGAGTGGGACATCATCGCCCCCGCCAAGTGGCGCGGCCTCGCCAACTTCCAAGAGATTTTCCAAAGCGATCCATCCTTCTACAAGTCGATGATCATCACGGCGATCTACACGGTCTTCAGCGTGACCTTCGGCATCATCGGCGCGCTCGGCCTGGCCTTGTTGCTGAACCAGAAGGTGCGCGGCGTGGCGCTGTATCGCACGCTCTACTACATTCCGTCGATCACCTCCGGCGTGGCCGGATCGCTGATCTGGATGCGGGTTTTCAACCCCGACAACGGCCTGCTGAACTTCTTGCTGTACGGCCCCCATGGCGATTGGCCGGTGGGCGTATGGCTCAGCAACTGGATCATGCACGACCCGCATAAGCCGGTCGATTGGCTTCAGACCGAGACGACCGCGATGCCCGCCCTCATCATCATGTCGGTGTGGGGCATCGGCGGCGGAATGGTCATCTTCCTCGCCGGTCTGCAGGGCATTCCGCAGCACTACTACGAAGCGGCGACCCTCGACGGAGCCGGGATCATCGCCCGGTTCAAGTCCGTCACCCTACCGATGCTGACGCCGACGATCTTCTTCAGCGCCATCACAGGCTTGATCGGCGCCTTCCAGGCGTTCACCCAGGCGTTCGTGATTTCCAACGGCACCGGAGCCCCGAACGACGCCACCCGCTTCTTCGTTCTGCACATCTTCAGCGCCGCCTTCCAGTCCGCGCGCATGGGGTACGCCAGCGCCCTCGGGTGGGTGCTGTTCATCATCATCATGGTCATCACGCTCATCCAAATGAAGCTCAGTAGGCGCTGGGTCTACTACGAATCGGAGGCGAAATAATGGCCACCAAGGTTCAAACCTCGTCGCAAGAATGGCACGCCATGGCCAAGCGGGCCGAGAACACGGCTCGGATTCTGCGCTGGCTGTTGTGGGTGGTGCTCCTCACCGGCATCGTGCTGTCGCTCGCGCCGTTCTACCTGATGATCGCGATGTCGCTGAAGACGCCGGGCGAGATCGCCAGCAGTTCGGTGTGGTCGTTGCCGCGAGTCCTGCAGTGGGGCAACTACGAAAAGGTCCTCACCAACGCCAACGCGCCGTTCTTCGACTTCCTGCGCAACTCCCTCATCATCTCGGGGGTCTCGACCATCGGCGTTTTGCTCAGCTCGAGCATGGTGGCGTACGGCTTTGCGCGCCTGAAGTTTCCCGGCCGCGATCGACTCTTCATCCTGCTCCTCAGCACCATGATGTTGCCCAGCATCGTCACCATGGTCCCGCAGTACGTGCTGTGGAAGTACCTCGGCTGGGTGGATACGTTCTATCCGCTGATCGTGCCCGCGTTCTTCGGCGGCGGAGCGTATAACGTGTTCCTCCTGCGCCAGTTCCTGATGGGCATTCCGCGCGACATCGACGAAGCCGCCCTGCTGGACGGCGCCAGCCATTCGCAGATCTTCTGGCAGTTCATGATGCCGAACATGGGCCCCGCGCTGGCGACGGTGGGCATCTTCAACTTCATCTATAACTGGCGCGACTTCCAGGGCCCGCTGATCATCCTCAATAGCCCCGAACACCAGACACTGGAGCTGGGTTTGCAGACGTACCGCGCGATGAACCAGAACCAGTGGGAACTGCTGATGGCCGGCTCGGTGATCGTCATGATCCCGATCATCATCCTGTTCCTGGCGGGGCAGCGGTACTTTGTGAAAGGCATCGTGATGACGGGGATCAAGTAGCGATCTGGACTTCTTCGCCGACCAAAAGCGGCTACGCAACGTGGTTCATAATGAGCACACGAATTAAATAGAGGCGACTTTTGCCCCTTCATTAAGGGAAGAATTCTCTTCAGAAGAAATTGCAACCGGTTGAGAATCAAGCAAATACATTGCCGTAACCCGATTTTCATCTGCGATAGCTTGAGAATATTTAGATATTGAGTCGGAACTGTAATCAATCAAAATAAGGAGCAATTTTGCAAGTTGCTCTTGACTACTTGACAGCGAAGACGCTGCAGCGCAAAGAATTTCTAAATGTCCCTCTCGAAGCTTCTGGTCGGAATTCATCGCACCATGCCGATGTCCAGCATAGGTTTTTCTCATGTCAGCTTCGATTCTCTTCTTTTCGACCTCAAATTCCGCCAATTTTACCTCCTTGTCATTGGCGTCCTTTTCACGCTGCACCTCTAACTCTTTCAACCTAATTTCGTGCTCAAAAGCTTGCTGTTGACGCTTCGTCTCTTGCTCTCTGCGATCCTTTATTAGCTCTACCAGTGTTCTCAATGGGCCCAGCGAACCGATAGCAGTAATCCAGCCAGGAGAATTGTAGTGCAGAGATTTCAAGCGAAGGACTTCGACATTGCGGCTACACTCGAAAATCACGCTTGATATGAGGTGGTCTTGATCCTCCCCAGGGGAAAGGCTCTCCAGTCTTGAAAGCTTTTGCAGGACTTCGCGCCGTTCGGATTTTGAGATCTGCAGACTATCCTCATTTTGCGAAATTGCTGAGCCAATTAGCGAAATAGCTGACAGACGCGCATAAGCTTGCTCTAAGTTTGTCAGTAAGCCTTGCAAATCCGACACAGTCCAATATCCATCAATTTCAACCTTAACCTCAGCCGAATCTGGTGTGAAAGAGAGATCGTAGCCCATTATATGATTCTACGACGAAAACCAGCAAACAATCTTCGGGATTTTTGAGGTCAGCAAAATATTTGAGACCGAAACCACAAATCATGTTTCTGATACGTTGGCTTAGTCTGGGTCCTCATTTCAGACTCGGTTGCTTAGGAGTAGACTCCCGAACTGCACGGTCCAATGAGTTTGAGCCTGCTTCGCATCGAAAATCGTATTTGTCCTTACCACTCATAATCAACCCTTTTCCTTCCGATGCTATCCTAGCGAGGGATACTCGTTGTCTCCACCGAGATTATGGCCAATACAACACAAACGGTGAGCCAACTCCTCCAAGAACCTGAAGCAAAGTATGAAGTTCCATATAGAAAGTATCGGCATTTCCTCTTTTCGTTTTGAGTTAATCGGCAGAACTGAAATTGGGTCTTCCCGAATATATAGACTGATTCTCTTCAATTCTTTGTGCTGACTGACAATTGCTTTACCCTGAGGTAACAGACTGTTTTCCAATGGCTTTTCGAGTAGGGCTAGCCGCTGACGTGGTCGGATTGAGAACGTACGTGTGAGAAGAGGGTTTGAGCCGATTAGTGTAACGTGAGCCGCTCTGCGGGTAAGACAGACGGATGGACTTGCGCCTAAAGCATGTGATCGAGGAGTATAGGGCGGGAATCCAAGAGGTTCTTCGGCTCATGGATGCCTCCGGCATGCCACGACCCGCCACCCTCGCCGAATGGCTCGTCACCCGAAACGAATGGCAGATGGGTACCTTCGTGGGCGACATTCGGTTCTTTTGCCATGGCTACGGAATCGCCGTGAACCTCCCGCCCGGCGTGCTGGACTTCGACTTCGGCCTGAACGGCGAGGTCGATGGGGTCAACGTCCACTGGGCGATTCAGTTCGTACAGAAGCGGCTCGGGGAATTCGGATACTCGTCCGAGAGCGAGCTGAAAGAGGCGTTTGAAGACGCGATCGCAGCGGGCGATCTGGCCAAGGACGACTTGGGCGCCTATCGATTGCAAGGGTAGCTTCAAAAGAGATGGTCTACGGTGGCATGCTCAGCCGATCTCTGTGTAGCTGGGAGTCTGAGCATGAAGGAACCAGTCCATGCTTAGGCTGGCTCGACAGTATTCACACGCAAGGACTCCTTCATCGCCTAAACATGCCAAACACTTTCTTTAGTACTCCCTCCCACCGTCTTCCTCCCGACGCCAAAACAGGCTAAGATTAAGAATGCTGTCTTCCCTTGCATTCGGCTACGCCCTGTTGCTGAATCCGGCTGTTCGTCCGCCCCACGAGTACGACCTGCAGGATGTGAAGTTCGACCTCTCTCTCGACTTCAAAAATGAGTCGATCAGCGGCTATGTCGCCAACAAGGTCGTCACCACCAAAAACGATGCCACCCTCTGGTTCGACAAAGGTCCGATGACCGTCACCGGCATTTCGGTGGACGGCGCGCGAACCTACAACGCCAAGGCCGAAGGCGACCACGTCCACGTCAACCTCAAAGGCGTGGCCAGGGGCAAGACCGTCACCGTCACCATCAAGTACCACGCCGAGCCCGAAGCCGGAATCTACTTCGTCAACGGCAAGCGGGCCTACCCCGCCACCACCGACCTGGCCTACACCCAGGGCGAGATGGAAGACAACCACTACTGGATTCCCACCTACGACTACCCGGACGACAAGGCCACCAGCGAAGGCATCATCCGTGTGCCCAAGGGCATGAGCGTCCTCAGCAACGGCACGCTGATCGACCACAAAGACGTCGGCGCACAATCGGTTTGGCACTGGAAGATGGACCAGCCGATGTCCACCTATCTGATCAGCCTCGTGGCCGGTTACTACACCGCCGTGCCGGACGGAAATTTCAAAGGCAAGCCCGTCACCATCTGGACGCCCAAGGGCGTGGAAGATTGGGGCGAAGCGGCCTTCAAGGGCACCGATAACCAGATCGCCATCTACTCCAAGCTGACCGGCGTCGACTTCCCGTGGCAGAAATATGCCCAGTCGGCCGTGCCCGAGTTCATGTTCGGCGGCATGGAGAACGCAAGCTGTACCACCCAGACCATCAACGCCCTGTTCCCGCCGGATTCCAAGGGCACCCAAAGCGGCGAGGGGCTCAGCGCCCACGAGCTTGCCCACCAGTGGTTCGGCGACCTCATCACCGCCCACGACTGGTCGCACATCTGGGTGAACGAAGGCTGGGCTACCTTCATGCCCCACTTCATCACTCGCGAGCGGCACGGCGAGGACGAGTACCAGATTCAGCGCTACGGCACCTACCAAGGCGCGATGTTCTCGGCTCGGCAAAACCCGATGGTCCGCACCGACTACACGGTGCCCATGGAGATGTTCGACGGCAACGCCTACCCGGGCGGCGCAACCCGAATGTTCATGCTCATGCGCGAGCTTGGCGAGGACAAATTCTGGAAGTGCTGTCAGGCCTACCTGAAGGAGTACGCCCACAAGAACGTCACCACCGAGCAGTTCTTCGATAGCTGGGGCAAGACCGCGGGCGAGAGCCTGGACGCCTTCCGCAAGCAGTGGTTCTACACCAAAGGCGTTCCGCGCCTGCGCGTCACTCGCCAGGGCGACGACTTCAAGGTCGAACAACTGACGCCCGGCTTCACGTTCAGCACCGAGGTTCAGCGCATCGGCGACGACGGCCTTCTGACCGAGAAGGAAGTCGAGTTTAGCGACAAGCAGCCAACTCTGATCTCGGTGCAGAACGCCAAGGGCATCATCATCGATCCGGGCGCATGGATCATGTGCGATATCGACTACCCGGACTACGACAAGAGCCTTTGGATGACCGCCTGGCACACCGCCGAGAACGCGGCCCAGAAGATGCGCCTGCTGGACAAGTTCGACGCCGATGGCATCGAGACGATCTATAAGGAAGAGAAGAGCGACGCGGTGAAGCGAGAGCTGATCCCGCATCTGACGGATAAGGCCGAACTGATCAGCCTGCTGGGGAGCAAGGACGAGCGGGAGATCGAGTCTGCCCTCGATCGGCTCGCCGCCCTCAACGACCCCGCCGCCAAGCCGGAGGCCGAGCGAATCTTCGCCGAAACCGCCAACGAAGCGATGAAGAATAACGCGTACGACATTCTGCTTCGCATCAACAACGACGAGAAGACCGCCGAGCTGGGCTGGAACACCACCACCTACAACCTGGGCACCAAAATCGCCGCCCTGCGCTGGTATAGCTACCACGAGCCCGAGAAGGCGCGGCAGATGGCTCTGGACGCGGTTCGCAACTTTGCGCCGGGTCCGGTCCGCATGGCCGCTATCGGGGTCCTGGGTCACGTGAAGGATATTCGCGGCGACCAAGAGGTCTTCGATGTCCTCATTGCGTTGGTCAAAGCCCGGCCCTATGCTCCCATGAGCGCGGCGATCAACGCCCTCGCCGAGTATGGCGACAAGGCGGCGATCCCCGTCCTGGAATCGCGAAAGAACCACTCTCTGCACTTTGCGCGCGGAGCGGTTGCCAGCGCGATCGCAAGGCTGAGCCGCTAAGACCTGCCATAATCAAAAGAGAATCATGGGATTTAAGGTCAGCATCATTGGCGGTGGCGGACGAGTCGGATCGGACGCCGCCTACGCACTTCAGTTGGGAGGCGTCGTTCGCGAGATGGCGCTCGTCGATGCGAATCCGGACATGGCCGCCGGCGAGGCCCTCGATCTTCGCCACGGCTCTTCGCTGACGTCGAACATCAAGTTCACGTCGTCGAACGAGTACGGCATCGTCGATGGAAGCGACTGTGTGGTCATCACCGCCGGACTGCGACGCAAACCGGACGAGACGCGGCTCGACCTCATCAACCGAAACGTCGGCCTCTTCAAGCAAATTCTCGAATCGCTGAAGGGTTGCAAGCTCGCCGCCGGTGCGACCATCCTCGTGGTCTCGAACCCGGTGGACATCCTGACCCAGCTTGCCGCGAAGACCGGCCTGGTGGCCGATGGCCACGTTCTGGGCCTGGGTACGGTGCTGGACACCGCCCGCTTCCGCTCGCTCCTGGCCGATGCCTTCGACGTCTCGGCTCCCGACATCAAAGCCTTGGTGCTGGGCGAGCACGGCGACACGATGGTGCCGATCCTGTCTAGCGCGACCGTTGGCGGCGTGCCGATGACCTCGTATCCGGGCATGACCGAGGCCGCGATCAAGGACGTGTTCGAGTTCACGCGAAAGTCGGGTGCCGAAGTCATCCGGTTGAAGGGTGGCGCAGGTCGCGCCGTGGGACTTTCCATCAAGGAAGTCGTCGAGGCGATCGCCCTCGATAAGCACGCGGTTCTGCCCGTCAGCTCGGTTCAGAGCGGCGCGCTGGGCATCTCCGACATCTCGCTCTCGCTCCCGACCGTGGTCGGACGCCAGGGCGTGGTCAAGGTGATCGAGCCGATCGTGTCGAGCGAAGAAAAGGACCTTCTGCACAAGTCGGCCGCCTCGCTGAAAGAAATCTGGGCGAGCATCAGCTAAGGCTTCGGGTTCATTCCAAAGTGGCTCACCTTCAGGGGTGGGCCACTTTTTTATTGACTGTACGATTGCGCAAGAAGCGATGATTCCTCAAATTGCCGATCGAACGGATCAGTTGGAAAATTCATATTCTCGGTAAGGAAATATAAGTTATAGGTTATAATTAAGGTATGCTTCGCGAGTTCGTACCATTCGACGAGGATGAGATTGAGAAGGAACTCGATGCGCTAGAGAAGGCATCCATTTCGGACCTTGCGAAGCTCGACTACTGTATGAGACGGTATGAGCAGGTGAACCCAAAAGATGATCCTAGTCCTGCCTTTATCCAATCCTTCGATGAAGGGTTCTTGGAGCTAAGGCACAAGAAGGGTGAATACAAAGGTCGTTTGCTCTACTACGTGCCCAGGGTGCCGAAAGGTACCGAGGAGTTGGTGATGCTCGTGGTCTTTCGCAAGGAGACCCAAAAGACTCCGGCCGCCATGATCAGTCTGGCAGAGAAGCGGATGAAAGCAGATATCGCAAGGCGGAAGAATGAGGAAGAAGATCAATGACTTACACAGAACGACGGATTGCTAAGAAGATGGCGGAGAATGCGGATTACCGCGCCGCCTTCGAGGAGGAAGAGATGCTCTTGGCCAAAGAATTGGAACTCCGCCAAGAGCTTATGTCGATGGTCATTGCCATGCGAAAGGCGCAGCATCTGTCGCAACAAGAGCTCGCGGAAAAGTTGAATGTTTCTCAGGCTCGAGTGAGTCAGATGGAGCGTGGCCGCGAGCCGCTGAGTGTCGACAGCCTTTTGCAGATGATTAAAGCGCTCCACGGGAGCATCGTCATACTTACACCTGAAGAAGTCAAGAATTACGGGTTACAAGAGAAAGTTGTGGCGAAGGGTGATCTCTTTAGAAAGGCTCTCGATATGCGAGCGAAGGCCCGAGGTCGTGCTCAGAAAGCGATGCCAGCCAAAGCCGGCGCTAAAGTGAAGTAGGCGAGTTGTTCGCCAAAAGTGTTATCTGACCCTAATTGGCTTAGACCAAAATAAGAAAGCCCTTCCGAATTTCGGAAGGGCTTTCTTATTTCGGGTGAACAGCTGGACTAGAAGC
This window contains:
- a CDS encoding helix-turn-helix domain-containing protein produces the protein MLLAKELELRQELMSMVIAMRKAQHLSQQELAEKLNVSQARVSQMERGREPLSVDSLLQMIKALHGSIVILTPEEVKNYGLQEKVVAKGDLFRKALDMRAKARGRAQKAMPAKAGAKVK
- the lpdA gene encoding dihydrolipoyl dehydrogenase, encoding MSDPTDESPQNTASELTNGPAVSTPMPAPSIIEAISGIPVEQEQTQTMANEQFDADIIVIGAGPGGYYAAIRAAQMGASVICVEKEYLGGTCLNVGCVPSKAMIASVEMLNKAKKAESFGLKKIDKAEMDFDAFMKRKEKIVLAERGGVGMLFKKRGVKHVEGFAKFIDANTISVTAKDGTESKYRGKNFILATGSSVVHLPVPGLEGGREDGVWTSDDAVSAPFVPDSMVVLGGGAVGCEFSYVFNGLGSKVTLVEMMPTLVNIMDEDLGVELGKQLSRQGIDVRTGATIDKVEKTKKGWKAHIKKGTETEVIETQVVLLGVGRKANIEGMNLEGIGVKLHRRGVEIVDDTLRTHVPNIYAIGDVTGRIQLAHVAQQEGLAAVNNILKPDSPKTVDYRHVPNVVYTSPEVASVGMSESEAKSKGYDVVVGRSRFAIFAKAMAANETEGFVKVVAEKKYGEVLGLHMVGGHVSDLLHEGVVALVHEATLESMETVIHAHPTMAEAIIEAFEDAAGHAIHKM
- a CDS encoding extracellular solute-binding protein, translating into MGSRRTPMKKLFSRIALGVVALLLASLSSADVTLRLSVWDGDKALETIRGICQQFEKDNPGIHVKLENYDYTLYHQKMIITYAAGVAPDVVMMDGSHYQFLATRHALLPLNQFFASSPGFDIKDYYKPIVDSYTFHDQLYILPRDIAPIGLMYYNKKMFKDAGIPYPDGSWTWDFHIRPELKEKDFLWVCQQFVKKDDRGKYIQWGYAPSWPQMQADTYALQLGAYPYDNMAEPTKVLADAPDRVKAFQFAADFANVLHLEPSNLEASGSLMLTTQQMFVQQKIAMYQNGIWDVPNMRKMLKPGTPEWFDWDICLAPAYAGKDGKPVRRSTTGGSGYAIMASTKNPSLAWKLTRYLAGPVGMTAMAKAGIAQPAIRQLALTKGVWLPGPDTPLEEQYPRNRIVTDEAVNYVVFDATTQFGISVSDRYNKGLEILWNGQTTAQKILSENEKIAQQRLDDLRKQEALPPFNWVLGGAIAALIVLSMVAFVYLPERGRRLTRLEKGESKSGYKFLTPWIVGAVIFTLGPMILALLMSFAEWDIIAPAKWRGLANFQEIFQSDPSFYKSMIITAIYTVFSVTFGIIGALGLALLLNQKVRGVALYRTLYYIPSITSGVAGSLIWMRVFNPDNGLLNFLLYGPHGDWPVGVWLSNWIMHDPHKPVDWLQTETTAMPALIIMSVWGIGGGMVIFLAGLQGIPQHYYEAATLDGAGIIARFKSVTLPMLTPTIFFSAITGLIGAFQAFTQAFVISNGTGAPNDATRFFVLHIFSAAFQSARMGYASALGWVLFIIIMVITLIQMKLSRRWVYYESEAK
- a CDS encoding lactate dehydrogenase, coding for MGFKVSIIGGGGRVGSDAAYALQLGGVVREMALVDANPDMAAGEALDLRHGSSLTSNIKFTSSNEYGIVDGSDCVVITAGLRRKPDETRLDLINRNVGLFKQILESLKGCKLAAGATILVVSNPVDILTQLAAKTGLVADGHVLGLGTVLDTARFRSLLADAFDVSAPDIKALVLGEHGDTMVPILSSATVGGVPMTSYPGMTEAAIKDVFEFTRKSGAEVIRLKGGAGRAVGLSIKEVVEAIALDKHAVLPVSSVQSGALGISDISLSLPTVVGRQGVVKVIEPIVSSEEKDLLHKSAASLKEIWASIS
- a CDS encoding ABC transporter permease subunit, which translates into the protein MAKRAENTARILRWLLWVVLLTGIVLSLAPFYLMIAMSLKTPGEIASSSVWSLPRVLQWGNYEKVLTNANAPFFDFLRNSLIISGVSTIGVLLSSSMVAYGFARLKFPGRDRLFILLLSTMMLPSIVTMVPQYVLWKYLGWVDTFYPLIVPAFFGGGAYNVFLLRQFLMGIPRDIDEAALLDGASHSQIFWQFMMPNMGPALATVGIFNFIYNWRDFQGPLIILNSPEHQTLELGLQTYRAMNQNQWELLMAGSVIVMIPIIILFLAGQRYFVKGIVMTGIK